The DNA segment GAATAAAAAGCTCAATTGTTGAATAAAAAGCTGGattcttacttttctttttttcaaattgttGCTGATCTCTGCAGAGAGAAGCTGAACTTTGAAAAGCTGGCCCTGGATTAGTTCTGTGAATAGCAGTCAAATTCTCAGCAAGGGATATTTCTCAGCTGTTCATCACTTTTTGTGGAATATTCCTAGGAATCAGAATAGTTATAAAGAAGAAGAGctgagaaaaatcttttaatgaCCTAATCACCCTAGAGCTGTGGAAAAAAAGTCCAGTTTTAATGCAGAGGAATTGATTCTCCCTATGTATTGAAGCTGTGGAATGGTGGTTACAGTTGTGCAGATCCTCAAACCTTGAAGTGAAGTTTGTGTAATTGGTATTGGTGCCATCCAGGCATGTTCCTTTAGCTGTGACTGCTGAAAGGATCAAACTGGTGTCTGGGAATGTTTTTCCCCAAAGATTGCATTGCTGGCATTGTGCTCCTAAATCTCTCACTTAAAGAAACATGACCCACAGATACAagtataaaaatactttttagaGTCATTTATATATTCTCAGCACAAGACACACACCActctatttctgttttgttccaaGCCAGCTTTTAAACACAACACTGCCTGAGAAATCTTTCATGGATTTGAGAGGCCACACCAAGTGCTGATTCTGGTGTATGTGCTGTGTAagagagagagtgctcaggcattggaatgggctgcccagacaggggtggattccccatccctggaggtttttaaactgagaatgGCTgcggcactgagtgccatgatctggtaataacagtggggttggattaagggttggacttgatgatcttggaggtcttttccaacccaatccattctatgattctaagaacAAAAACTTGTGCTGCAAATGTGCCTCAGAGGGCAGCAACATCATCCcaggcagggagctgtgtgTGGTTTGCAGGGATGCACAGGTTCCCCAAGTGCATGTCATGCCTAAAGAGTGCATGTCCTCTTCAGGCATTCCCAGGAttagcctggctcctggaagtcTGGTAGGAAACTCAGGTGTGCTCTCCCAAGGCTGGTCCTCCATCCTGAACCTCTCTGTGGCCTTATTTTATCCCTGCAAATGAAAACACTTCCAGTAGTTGGAAGAGCAGCTGGTGTTTCACATGGATTCCTGTTCTCTCCAATCCCTCTGCATCCAGATAGGAGGGATTGTGAGCCAAGATCCTCCCAAAGCAAATGATTCGAAGGCTGCAGCAACAGCACGTTTCCATGTTGTGTCCATATACAGTTCAAATTCAGTAGGATCAGTGCATTTGTGTTATCAAATTCAGTAGAATCGGTGTATTTGTGTTATCAAATTCAGTAGAATCAGTGCATTTGTGTTATCAAATTCAGTAGAATCGGTGTATTTGTGTTATCAAATTCAGTAGAATCGGTGTATTTGTGTTATCAAATTCAGTAGAATCAGTGTATTTGTGTTAAAGGCAGCTCAAACATGGATAAATCTTTTATCCTTGCAGTCCCAGCTGACTGTGCCCTTGCCATGTATGTACATCTGTGTATCCCCTTCTGTGTTTGGAAGACAAAATGTCTGTTATTTTCCTGGCTGCACCTGTAATAAAATCAACATAAATCAATGGAGAGCAGCTTACAAGCACAAGAATCCTTGTGTAATATCTCCCTCTGGGTTGCTGGTATAAAGAGATAGTTAACAGGACGTGGGCCCAGTTGCTTGCCACAACTCCTCCACCTTTCAAATGAAACCTGAGTAATGTACTCACCAGCCAAAGCTTGAcaaattttcaattaaaaaaaaaccgTGAAGCTTCTTGGGGCTTGTCACAGAGGTGAGAACTGACCTATTTCTTCACTTTCAAAATCCTCAAATGGCTGTTAAATCGCTCAGTTAACCCAGAAAGCTGATACTGTGCAGAATGATCCCCTTTTCCAGCATAAAATACATTCTTGTTAAAATTGCAGAATGAACTTGCAGTTCAACTGTTCTCGTTTTTACTTGGTGTGTAAAGTTCATAAACCTTAAGGTTTATAGAGCTATGACTGATGCTGTATTTGCAAAAGCCTCTTGGATCTTTTAACATGGGCTGTGGTGGATCTTCTGACAAACAGGCGTGACTTGCACCAAATCTTCCTTCTGTGGGGCACCAGATCCTGGTTATTCAGTAGGCCCACTGAGCAGAAAGAATCCCAAATATTCCAGGTAGGACTTGGCTTGCTGACTCCTGGTTAAATTCTGAATGGGTTGGATTGACTCCTGCAGGCAGGGTCTGTTTGAGTGGGTGAATCAACTTCCCATCTTCATTTTTGGTCTTGTGACCTTTTTTCCTGGGAAGAGGCTGAACCTTGGTGAGGTCACTCAATAAATCACCAGCTAATTGTGGTCAAACAGTAAGATGACAAATTTTCTTCCGTTCAGGGTCACAGGGTAAAGAAGTCAGGCTTGCAATATTAAAGTGGCTTTATGCATAGACCTCAGCTTTATGCAACAGGTATCAGGGTTACAGACCTCCTGTATTTCTGATTGGAGCTAGATTTTGCTCACAGAATTTACCCTGGtatttaaatttagtttttcaAGATGAGTAAGGTAACCAACTAAATCTCTTTTGTTAATATTTGTCAATATTCTCTGGACACCCATCCCTGAAAGTTGAGGCAACtttgagatttctttttatctttagCACTCAGAAATGAACTGACACAGCCAGCCTTGACTgaatgcattaaaatattttggtagGTCGTTCTTCTCAAGGAGAGATCCCACTGGTCATGTAAATGCAGTGTAATTGCATCTGGCTCATGATGACCCTGCTAACATCTTTTTAGTTTTGTTCCTGAGTTTCATGCTTCTGTAAGATAGGAATTgcatttgaagaaataaatgggaatgctaaaaaaattaaaggcaaaACCAAGCCAGTTACAGTGTcagtaaggaaataaaaacatgagtTTCCCAGCTGAATGTTCAGAAACTTTCTTAAACTTGCAGAGTAAATTTTAAATAGTTTCTGGGAGACAGCAGTGTGAAAACTCTCAGATGAAGATTTTGTCTTTGCTGTGGGGTTTTCAAGTATCTGTTTCACTGCATGTGATTAGGAAGATTTATTGGTACAGCATATTTAAATTATGGTCTTTCCTGTCATAGACCATGAAATCCTGTTAAAAATTGCAGTCTGACACAGGAAAAGCACTTGAGGTTTTACTGTTGTCTTGTAGTACAGAAATGCCCCCTTCGTAGCCAAGGtacaaaaagaaaccaaaccaaaaccaaactggaACCTAAGTTCAGTAATATTAATTGTGGCTTGCTTGTAGTTCTTAATAGACCTTTTTGTGATCCCTTTAACTTCAAGGGATACAAATTGGCCATCTTAACAGTGTCAGTTTTTAAAGTGCATGCAAATAAATTAAAGCTTCCTTCTCAAACAAACCCGTTGTGTGAGGAACTGTTAGAGGAGGGATGCTGGTCCTGCTCTGTTGTCAGCTCTCTGTGCAACCTGCTTTCCTCCCGTGGCATTGCAGCCTTTGTGAAGTGCGTCAGAGCTGTTATTTTAGAAGGCAAAGTTATTTCAATCCTTTGTTCTCAATTAAAAAAGTGcttgaattttatttatgaGTTGGTCCAGAAGATGTGGTATAGCTGGAGGAGTTTTAGTTGGGCTTTCTGAGCACATGTAATTAGCATTTAAATGTGTGGAGCTGCTAATTTCCCCATTTTTACCTGTGGCCAGAGGGATATTTCAGGTCACATAATTGAAATGACTGTGAATTCCTTGTTCCTGTGAGGTTTGTTGTTCCTGTCTTGTCGAAAAagaatgggatgaagttcaacaaggccaagtgtcgggtcctgccctttggccaccccaaccccctgcagcgctccaggctgggcacagagtggctggagagcagccaggcagagggacctggggggactgagggacaggaagctcaacaggagccaccagtgtgcccaggtggccaagaaggccaatgggatcctggcctggatccaaactagcgtggccagcaggcccagggcagtgacccttcccctggactctgcattggtgaggccacaccttgagtgttgtgttcagttctgggcccctcagttcaggaaagagactgaggggctggagcggggccagagaagagcaacgaggctggagaagggagtggagcacaagtgctgtggggagaggctgagggagctgggggtgtttagcctggagaagaggagactcagaggtgacctcagcactgtctggaactgcctgaagggaagttctggccaggtgggggttggtctcttctcccaggcactcagcaataggacaagggggcacaatgggctcaagctctgccaggggaaattgaagttggagagcagaaaaaaaattctttgcagagagagtgctcaggcattggaatgggctgcccagagagggggtggattccccatccgtggaggttttgaaactgagattggatgtggcactgagtgccatgatctggtaaagggactggagctgatctaagggttggacttgatgatctcggaggtcttttccaacccagtccattctatgattctgtgacacagCATTGGTTTAGCTCTGACGTTTCATGTGTGGCTTTTGCCCTGTAACAAAGCTAATTAATAATTCTTGTGCCTTCACAGCTTTCCCATGGTTTGGCATGGACATTGGGGGAACATTGGTGAAACTTGCCTATTTTGAGCCCATTGATATcactgcagaggaggagcaggaggaggtcGAGAGCTTGAAGAGCATCCGCAAATACCTGACTTCCAACGTCGCCTACGGATCCACCGGCATTCGAGACGTCCACCTGGAGCTGAAAGACTTAACGATTTTTGCTCGAAGAGGAAACTTGCACTTTATCCGATTCCCAACTCATGATTTGCCTACTTTTATCCAGATGggcagaaataaaaacttttccACACTACACACGGTGCTCTGTGCCACCGGCGGTGGCGCCTACAAGTTCGAAGAAGACTTTCGCACAGTAGGTACCCTGTCGTGCCTCAGCCTGGAGCTGGTGATGGGTTAAATAGTCAGTACTTTGAAAAGTTCTACAATGCTCAAATATTATTAATTGTGAACTGTATTAAGTATGGTGAGAAATTACAGCCTTCCCCAATCCACAGCTCCTGTTAAATTGCCTTTCTGCTTTATGAGAGAACGGCAGATGGAATGTCATCTGTGAAGCAGAGGAAGAGCTGTAGAGCCTAAAGCCCCACAGAATGTCTGTCCTGTGGTTTTCTTATAATCCTTGGAGTGTTAATGAAGTTACAAGATAGTTAGTGCAATGCCATTGAGCTTTTGATCTGCTGACATCTTAGAAATGACTGTTTGACTTGTAAGATGGGGGAGGAAACCCACAAACCTAGAAAAGATATGCAAATGTGTGAGTTTCACTAAGATAACACTCCTTGGGGCCTCTAGGGTACTTGGTGACCTTTTTGAGTTTTAAATTGATGAAAAATGTTGCAAATTTTTCAATGGATTAAAGACTGAGTATCTCAAAAGTTATCTTTGAGCTTGCCAGAACAGATATTTGTACTGCCTGTCTGTCCTTGATTCAGGTCTGACATCTACATTTATAGTCAGACGAATTTGATGTATTCAGAGCTCACCTCTTAATTCTCTTTTGGCTTTATACTGAGAATGAAGTTCCTGAATTAGTCGCCTGAGAGAGGCTGCTGAAAGTTGGGCAGCACAAACATACTCATATTTGTAGCATGTTTGTGCAATGTTAGAACATGTTGACagtgtcttttttctttcttgacaCAGATTGGAAACCTCCAGCTGCACAAACTGGATGAGCTTGACTGCCTTGTGAAAGGCTTACTGTACATAGACTCTGTCAGCTTCAATGGCCAGGCAGAGTGCTACTATTTTGAAAATGCCTCAGACCCCGAGAGATGCCAGAAGATGCCTTTTAACCTGGATGACCCATACCCATTGCTGGTTGTTAACATTGGTTCAGGAGTCAGTATTTTATCAGTCCATTCCAAAGACAACTACAAAAGAGTAACTGGAACAAGGTAACTTGAAAACCTGAGTTGGGGTTGTTATTCTATGGGGCAACAAGCCTCTGTTTTCAAAGTGGTTCCTCTCCCTGACTCCCCCACCTATCATGTCCCTCTCTCTCTAGTATAGCAAAGTATTTTATGTCTAGTTTACAGCTGCACTCATTGAATCCTATTCCCATGGTTCTGTTATTGAGGAGTTCAGCCTATCTTATTCATCAATCAGTGAGTGATAGAAGTGCTCCATAGTGAGAGTTTTATAGGTTTTAAGTTTTGCTAATGTGTGCAGTGAACCTGTTTCTCTTGCTTTGTAAGAACAAACATGTCCACATGTGTTTTACAGTAAATGATCAAGGATCAGTAGTGGCATGATGTGGGTATTTAAAGAGTTTAAGTTCCAGCTTACATTTTCAGGGTTTATAACTGATTGTAACCTCTTACATGGCTACTGCTTGGAAGTGACTTCTAATAATGTGAAATTGATTGGCAGCTGTTTGTGCTGTGAACCTCgagcagcaaagcaaacaccTGATGTCCAAGTTGGAGGGTCTTACCTGTTTATTTTATTGGTCAGACATAAGAATCTTTTGTGTGAGGAAATACTGTTTAAAAGCATCTAGATTCCTTTGTCCTTAGTCTAGGTGGAGGGACCTTCCTTGGTTTGTGCAGTTTGCTGACAGGCTGTGAAAGCTTTGAGGAAGCTCTGGAAATGGCATCCAAAGGAGACAGCACACACGCTGACAAGCTGGTCCGGGATATTTATGGAGGAGACTATGAGAGATTCGGCTTGCCAGGATGGGCTGTAGCATCCAGGTAAGCAAGAGTctctttgctggtttttttgttgatttggGTGGCTTAACTCTGGGAGTGAAACTAATAAGTACACAAGTGTTCATTAAACCTTTGTTGTAACTCAGTAGTAAGAAGTCATAATTCATGGTCAC comes from the Pithys albifrons albifrons isolate INPA30051 chromosome 15, PitAlb_v1, whole genome shotgun sequence genome and includes:
- the PANK3 gene encoding pantothenate kinase 3 isoform X2, with the protein product MKIKDAKKPSFPWFGMDIGGTLVKLAYFEPIDITAEEEQEEVESLKSIRKYLTSNVAYGSTGIRDVHLELKDLTIFARRGNLHFIRFPTHDLPTFIQMGRNKNFSTLHTVLCATGGGAYKFEEDFRTIGNLQLHKLDELDCLVKGLLYIDSVSFNGQAECYYFENASDPERCQKMPFNLDDPYPLLVVNIGSGVSILSVHSKDNYKRVTGTSLGGGTFLGLCSLLTGCESFEEALEMASKGDSTHADKLVRDIYGGDYERFGLPGWAVASSFGNMIYKEKRESVSKEDLARAILVTITNNIGSIARMCAVNEKINRVVFVGNFLRVNTLSMKLLAYALDYWSKGQLKALFLEHEGYFGAVGALLGLPNFS
- the PANK3 gene encoding pantothenate kinase 3 isoform X1 yields the protein MAAGPARIDAPRSAFPWFGMDIGGTLVKLAYFEPIDITAEEEQEEVESLKSIRKYLTSNVAYGSTGIRDVHLELKDLTIFARRGNLHFIRFPTHDLPTFIQMGRNKNFSTLHTVLCATGGGAYKFEEDFRTIGNLQLHKLDELDCLVKGLLYIDSVSFNGQAECYYFENASDPERCQKMPFNLDDPYPLLVVNIGSGVSILSVHSKDNYKRVTGTSLGGGTFLGLCSLLTGCESFEEALEMASKGDSTHADKLVRDIYGGDYERFGLPGWAVASSFGNMIYKEKRESVSKEDLARAILVTITNNIGSIARMCAVNEKINRVVFVGNFLRVNTLSMKLLAYALDYWSKGQLKALFLEHEGYFGAVGALLGLPNFS